One Streptomyces coeruleorubidus DNA segment encodes these proteins:
- the cydB gene encoding cytochrome d ubiquinol oxidase subunit II, with protein MELHDVWFVLIAVLWTGYFFLEGFDFGVGVLTKLLARNRPEKRVLINTIGPVWDGNEVWLLSAGGATFAAFPEWYATLFSGFYLPLLLILVCLIVRGVAFEYRAKRPEENWQRNWETAIFWTSLIPAFLWGVAFGNIVRGVKIDQDFNYAGGVLDLLNPYALLGGLVTLALFTFHGTVFVGLKTVGEIRERARKLALRVGLVTALLALSFLLWTQSDRGDGASLVALAAAVASLAVAMVAARAGREGWAFALSGLTIVATVAMLFLTLFPNVMPSTLNPDWSLTVTNASSSPYTLKIMTWCAGIATPVVLLYQGWTYWVFRKRIGTQHIAETVH; from the coding sequence ATGGAACTGCACGACGTCTGGTTCGTTCTGATCGCCGTCCTGTGGACCGGCTACTTCTTCCTGGAGGGTTTCGACTTCGGGGTCGGTGTGCTCACGAAGCTGCTGGCGCGCAACCGGCCCGAGAAGCGGGTGCTGATCAACACCATCGGTCCCGTCTGGGACGGCAACGAGGTGTGGTTGCTGTCGGCGGGCGGTGCCACCTTCGCCGCCTTCCCCGAGTGGTACGCCACGCTCTTCTCCGGCTTCTACCTGCCCCTGCTGCTCATCCTGGTCTGCCTCATCGTCCGGGGTGTGGCCTTCGAGTACCGCGCCAAGCGGCCCGAGGAGAACTGGCAGCGCAACTGGGAGACGGCGATCTTCTGGACCTCGCTGATCCCGGCCTTCCTGTGGGGTGTGGCCTTCGGCAACATCGTGCGGGGCGTGAAGATCGACCAGGACTTCAACTACGCCGGTGGTGTTCTGGACCTGCTCAACCCGTACGCGCTCCTGGGCGGTCTGGTCACGCTGGCGCTGTTCACCTTCCACGGGACGGTGTTCGTCGGGCTCAAGACGGTCGGGGAGATCCGGGAGCGGGCGCGGAAGCTGGCGCTGCGCGTCGGGCTGGTGACCGCCCTGCTGGCCCTCTCCTTCCTGCTGTGGACGCAGTCCGACCGAGGTGATGGGGCGTCGCTCGTCGCACTGGCCGCGGCCGTGGCGTCGCTCGCCGTGGCCATGGTCGCGGCGCGGGCGGGGCGTGAGGGCTGGGCATTCGCCCTGTCGGGGCTCACCATCGTGGCCACGGTGGCGATGCTCTTCCTGACGCTGTTCCCGAACGTCATGCCGTCGACGCTGAACCCGGACTGGAGCCTGACGGTCACCAACGCCTCGTCCAGCCCGTACACACTGAAGATCATGACGTGGTGTGCCGGGATCGCCACCCCGGTCGTCCTGCTCTACCAGGGCTGGACGTACTGGGTGTTCCGCAAGCGGATCGGTACGCAGCACATCGCCGAGACCGTGCACTGA
- a CDS encoding cytochrome ubiquinol oxidase subunit I: MDLALAPETLARWQFGITTVYHFLFVPLTISLAALTAGLQTAWVRTEKEKYLRATKFWGKLFLINIAMGVVTGIVQEFQFGMNWSDYSRFVGDVFGAPLAFEALIAFFFESTFIGLWIFGWDKLPKKIHLACIWMVSIGTILSAYFILAANSWMQHPVGYRINEAKGRAELTDFWLVLTQNTALAQVFHTLTAAFLTGGAFMVGIAAFHLVRRKHIPVMKTSLRLGLVTVVVGGLLTAVSGDVLGKIMYQQQPMKMAAAEALWDGEKPAPFSVFAIGDVDKGHNEVAIEIPGLLSFLAKDDFTSYVPGINDVNKAEQEKYGPGDYRPNIPVAYWGFRWMIGFGMTSFAIGLAGLWLTRKKFMLPQHLRVGEDEVPHLVLLPKKALGPTLTKWYWRIAILTLGFPLIASSWGWIFTEMGRQPWVVYGVLQTRHAVSPGVSQAEVITSMIVFTTLYAILAVVEVKLLVKYVKAGPPELTEADLNPPTKIGGDSRDADKPMAFSY, from the coding sequence GTGGACCTGGCTTTGGCGCCGGAGACCCTGGCGCGATGGCAGTTCGGCATCACCACCGTCTACCACTTTCTGTTCGTCCCCCTGACGATCTCGCTGGCCGCCCTGACGGCCGGACTGCAGACCGCCTGGGTGCGGACGGAGAAGGAGAAGTACCTCCGGGCGACGAAGTTCTGGGGCAAGCTCTTCCTGATCAACATCGCGATGGGTGTGGTCACCGGCATCGTGCAGGAGTTCCAGTTCGGCATGAACTGGTCCGACTACTCGCGTTTCGTCGGTGACGTCTTCGGCGCGCCGCTCGCCTTCGAGGCCCTGATCGCCTTCTTCTTCGAGTCGACCTTCATCGGCTTGTGGATCTTCGGCTGGGACAAGCTGCCCAAGAAGATCCACCTGGCCTGCATATGGATGGTCTCGATCGGCACGATCCTGTCGGCGTACTTCATCCTCGCGGCCAACTCCTGGATGCAGCACCCGGTCGGCTACCGGATCAACGAGGCCAAGGGGCGGGCCGAGCTCACCGACTTCTGGCTGGTGCTGACCCAGAACACCGCGCTCGCCCAGGTCTTCCACACGCTCACCGCGGCCTTCCTGACCGGTGGCGCCTTCATGGTCGGCATCGCCGCCTTCCACCTGGTCCGCAGGAAGCACATCCCCGTGATGAAGACCTCGCTGCGGCTGGGCCTCGTCACCGTCGTCGTCGGCGGTCTCCTCACCGCGGTCAGCGGCGACGTCCTCGGCAAGATCATGTACCAGCAGCAGCCGATGAAGATGGCCGCGGCCGAGGCGCTGTGGGACGGCGAGAAGCCGGCGCCCTTCTCGGTCTTCGCCATCGGTGACGTGGACAAGGGGCACAACGAGGTCGCCATCGAGATCCCCGGCCTGCTGTCCTTCCTCGCCAAGGACGACTTCACCTCGTACGTGCCCGGCATCAACGACGTCAACAAGGCCGAGCAGGAGAAGTACGGACCCGGCGACTACCGGCCCAACATCCCCGTCGCCTACTGGGGCTTCCGGTGGATGATCGGCTTCGGCATGACGTCGTTCGCCATCGGCCTGGCCGGGTTGTGGCTGACCCGCAAGAAGTTCATGCTGCCGCAGCATCTGCGGGTGGGCGAGGACGAGGTGCCGCATCTCGTGCTCCTGCCGAAGAAGGCCCTCGGTCCGACCCTCACCAAGTGGTACTGGCGCATCGCGATCCTCACCCTGGGCTTCCCGCTGATCGCCAGCTCCTGGGGCTGGATCTTCACCGAGATGGGCCGCCAGCCGTGGGTCGTCTACGGCGTGCTCCAGACCCGGCACGCGGTCTCCCCCGGTGTCTCCCAGGCCGAGGTCATCACCTCGATGATCGTCTTCACCACGCTGTACGCGATCCTCGCTGTCGTCGAGGTCAAGCTGCTGGTCAAGTACGTCAAGGCGGGCCCGCCGGAGCTCACCGAGGCCGACCTCAACCCGCCCACGAAGATCGGCGGCGACTCCCGTGACGCCGACAAGCCGATGGCCTTCTCGTACTAG
- a CDS encoding cyclophilin-like fold protein: MQTRTPLRLRISWPAGHLTATLDDTPTTHALAKALPFVSTARTWGEEVYFDTGVSVSRETDAREVVEPGTVAFWTDGDALALPYGPTPISRGNECRLASPCNVLGRIDGDPGVLATVRDGDPVRAELVDA; the protein is encoded by the coding sequence ATGCAGACACGGACACCGCTCCGGCTACGGATCTCCTGGCCCGCAGGTCATCTCACCGCGACCCTCGACGACACCCCGACCACCCATGCCCTCGCCAAGGCGCTGCCCTTCGTCTCGACCGCCCGCACCTGGGGCGAGGAGGTGTACTTCGACACAGGAGTGTCCGTTTCACGTGAAACGGACGCCCGGGAGGTTGTCGAGCCGGGCACGGTCGCCTTCTGGACCGACGGCGACGCCCTCGCCCTCCCCTACGGGCCCACGCCGATCTCACGAGGCAACGAGTGCCGGCTCGCCAGCCCGTGCAACGTCCTGGGCCGCATCGACGGCGACCCAGGAGTGCTCGCGACGGTGCGGGACGGCGACCCTGTGCGTGCGGAACTCGTCGACGCCTGA
- the hisC gene encoding histidinol-phosphate transaminase codes for MSETSPKLRAELEGIPTYKPGKPAAAGGPVAYKLSSNENPYPPLPGVMEMVTAAACNFNRYPDMACTALMNELSERFGVPLSHLATGTGSVGVAQQLIQATSGPGDEVIYAWRSFEAYPIITQISGATSVQVPLTSGDVHDLDAMADAITDRTRLIFVCNPNNPTGTVVRRAELERFLDRVPGDVLVVLDEAYREFIRDPQVPDGVELYRDRPNVCVLRTFSKAYGLAGLRVGFAIAHEPVAAALRKTAVPFGVSQLAQEAAIASLRAEDELLGRVGSLVCERTRVVDGLRAQGWTVPETQANFVWLRLGERTVPFAQACEQAGVVIRPFPGEGVRVTVGETEANDIFLKVAEGFRKEL; via the coding sequence GTGAGTGAGACGAGCCCCAAGCTGCGCGCCGAGCTGGAGGGGATCCCCACCTACAAGCCGGGCAAGCCGGCCGCCGCGGGCGGGCCGGTGGCCTACAAGCTGTCCTCCAACGAGAACCCCTACCCGCCGCTGCCGGGTGTGATGGAGATGGTGACGGCGGCGGCCTGCAACTTCAACCGCTACCCGGACATGGCTTGTACGGCGCTGATGAACGAGCTGTCCGAGCGGTTCGGCGTGCCCCTCTCCCACCTGGCCACCGGCACCGGGTCAGTCGGTGTCGCCCAGCAGCTGATCCAGGCCACCTCCGGGCCCGGCGACGAGGTCATCTACGCCTGGCGGTCCTTCGAGGCGTACCCGATCATCACGCAGATCAGCGGCGCTACATCGGTGCAGGTGCCGCTGACGTCCGGTGATGTGCACGACCTCGACGCGATGGCCGACGCGATCACCGACCGGACCCGGCTGATCTTCGTCTGCAACCCCAACAACCCGACGGGCACGGTCGTGCGGCGGGCGGAGCTCGAGCGCTTCCTCGACCGCGTGCCCGGTGATGTGCTGGTGGTGCTCGACGAGGCCTACCGCGAGTTCATCCGCGATCCCCAGGTGCCGGATGGTGTCGAGCTCTACCGCGACCGGCCCAACGTCTGCGTCCTGCGGACCTTCTCCAAGGCCTACGGCCTCGCCGGTCTGCGCGTCGGGTTCGCCATCGCCCATGAGCCGGTGGCCGCCGCGCTGCGCAAGACGGCGGTCCCGTTCGGGGTGAGCCAGCTCGCGCAGGAGGCGGCGATCGCCTCGCTGCGTGCCGAGGACGAACTGCTCGGCCGGGTCGGGTCGCTGGTGTGTGAGCGCACGCGCGTGGTCGACGGGCTGCGCGCCCAGGGCTGGACGGTGCCCGAGACCCAGGCCAACTTCGTGTGGCTGCGACTCGGGGAGCGCACGGTCCCGTTCGCTCAGGCATGCGAGCAGGCGGGCGTGGTGATCCGGCCGTTCCCGGGTGAGGGTGTGCGGGTGACGGTCGGGGAGACCGAGGCGAACGACATCTTCCTGAAGGTGGCGGAAGGGTTTCGCAAGGAGCTGTAG
- a CDS encoding LacI family DNA-binding transcriptional regulator — MTAAGKHQVSRAETSRRGSRPGRAGIRDVAAAAGVSITTVSDALNGKGRLPDATRRHVREVADRLGYRPSAAARTLRTGKSGLIGLTVTTYGDEPFTFTEFAYFAEMARAATSAALARGYALVILPATSRHDVWSNVALDGTVVIDPSDQDSVVSELVRQGLPVVSDGRPAGSLPVTAWVDNDHEAAVLGILDHLADAGARRIGLLTGTTTDTYTHLSTTAYLRWCERVGQDPVYEAYPAHDPCAGAVAADRLLARPDRPDAVYGLFDPNGTDLLAAARRYGLRVPDDLLLVCCSESTVYANTEPPITTLSLKPRRIGTAVVQLLIDAIEGADSDRPVEQVIPTELIVRTSSQRRPPRTTVSPPRSPEGT; from the coding sequence ATGACAGCAGCAGGGAAGCACCAGGTGAGCCGCGCGGAAACCTCACGTCGAGGCAGTCGGCCGGGTCGGGCGGGTATCAGAGACGTGGCCGCCGCCGCCGGAGTCTCCATCACGACCGTCTCCGACGCCCTCAACGGCAAGGGCCGGCTCCCGGACGCCACCCGGCGCCATGTCCGCGAGGTCGCCGACCGGCTGGGCTACCGCCCCTCGGCCGCCGCCCGGACCCTCCGTACCGGCAAGTCGGGACTCATCGGCCTGACCGTGACGACGTACGGGGATGAACCTTTCACCTTCACCGAGTTCGCCTACTTCGCCGAGATGGCGCGAGCCGCCACCTCCGCCGCGCTCGCCCGCGGCTACGCCCTCGTCATCCTGCCGGCGACCTCGCGCCACGACGTGTGGTCGAACGTCGCCCTGGACGGCACGGTCGTCATCGACCCCTCCGACCAGGACTCGGTGGTCAGCGAACTCGTCCGGCAGGGTCTGCCGGTCGTCTCCGACGGACGCCCGGCCGGCTCGCTGCCGGTCACGGCCTGGGTCGACAACGACCACGAGGCCGCCGTCCTCGGCATCCTCGACCATCTGGCCGACGCCGGCGCCCGCCGCATCGGCCTGCTGACCGGCACGACGACCGACACGTACACCCACCTGTCGACCACCGCGTACCTGCGCTGGTGCGAGCGCGTCGGCCAGGATCCGGTGTACGAGGCCTACCCGGCGCACGATCCGTGCGCGGGCGCCGTCGCTGCCGACCGGCTCCTGGCCCGCCCCGACCGGCCCGACGCGGTCTACGGGCTGTTCGACCCGAACGGCACCGACCTGCTCGCCGCCGCCCGCCGCTACGGCCTGCGCGTCCCGGACGACCTGCTGCTGGTCTGTTGCAGCGAATCCACCGTGTACGCCAACACCGAGCCGCCCATCACCACGCTCTCCCTGAAACCGCGCCGCATCGGCACGGCGGTCGTGCAGCTCCTCATCGACGCCATCGAGGGAGCGGACTCGGACCGTCCGGTGGAGCAGGTGATACCGACGGAGCTGATCGTGCGCACGTCGTCCCAGCGGCGCCCGCCGCGCACGACGGTCAGCCCGCCGCGGTCCCCCGAGGGGACGTAG
- a CDS encoding metallophosphoesterase family protein has translation MVEGSMTQGAGQGPEVERTATLRDFRVPAYVHEAGPYVDSAHSGEVAPPTEETYPEGYTPTERDLPVIHRGDTVQVTVDPEAVAAPQADTGQGPLYVVGDVHGYLDELVAALQDKGLLDAAGHWCAGTARLWFLGDFTDRGPDGIGVIDLVMRLSAEAAAAGGYCKALMGNHELLLLGAKRFGDTPVNSGAGTATFQAAWLLNGGQKTDMDRLQDHHLQWMARLDAVEEVDGHLLVHSDTTAYLDYGRSIEEVNDTVRETLTRNDADEVWDLFRKFTKRFSFRDEGGADAVRSLLDTYGGTRIVHGHSPIPYLLGEVGSEEDEDSTDPVVEGPHVYADGLAIAMDGGVTMAGKLLVQQLPLGT, from the coding sequence ATGGTGGAGGGGTCGATGACTCAGGGGGCCGGTCAGGGACCCGAGGTGGAGCGGACGGCGACGTTGCGCGACTTCCGGGTGCCCGCGTACGTCCACGAGGCCGGTCCGTACGTCGACAGCGCCCACTCCGGCGAGGTGGCCCCGCCGACCGAGGAGACCTACCCCGAGGGGTACACGCCGACCGAGCGCGATCTTCCCGTGATCCACCGGGGCGACACCGTCCAGGTGACCGTCGACCCCGAGGCCGTCGCAGCCCCGCAGGCCGACACCGGGCAGGGCCCGCTGTACGTGGTGGGTGACGTGCACGGCTACCTCGACGAGCTGGTGGCGGCCCTCCAGGACAAGGGCCTCCTCGATGCCGCCGGTCACTGGTGCGCGGGCACCGCCCGGCTGTGGTTCCTCGGCGACTTCACCGACCGCGGACCGGACGGCATCGGCGTGATCGACCTGGTGATGCGGCTGTCCGCCGAGGCCGCCGCGGCCGGCGGTTACTGCAAGGCGCTCATGGGCAACCACGAGCTGCTGCTGCTCGGCGCCAAGCGGTTCGGCGACACCCCCGTCAACTCCGGCGCGGGCACCGCCACTTTCCAGGCGGCTTGGCTGCTCAACGGCGGCCAGAAGACCGACATGGACCGCCTCCAGGACCACCACCTGCAGTGGATGGCCCGCCTGGACGCCGTCGAGGAGGTCGACGGCCACCTGCTCGTCCACTCCGACACCACCGCCTACCTCGACTACGGCCGCTCCATCGAAGAGGTCAACGACACCGTCCGCGAGACGCTCACGCGCAACGACGCGGACGAGGTCTGGGACCTGTTCCGCAAGTTCACCAAGCGGTTCTCCTTCCGCGACGAGGGCGGCGCGGACGCCGTGCGCTCCCTGCTCGATACGTACGGGGGCACCCGCATCGTTCACGGACACAGCCCGATTCCGTATCTGCTGGGGGAAGTCGGTTCCGAGGAGGACGAGGACAGCACCGACCCCGTGGTCGAGGGACCGCACGTCTACGCCGACGGACTCGCCATCGCCATGGACGGCGGCGTGACCATGGCCGGAAAGCTGCTGGTCCAGCAACTGCCGCTGGGTACGTGA